In the genome of Entelurus aequoreus isolate RoL-2023_Sb linkage group LG08, RoL_Eaeq_v1.1, whole genome shotgun sequence, one region contains:
- the LOC133655360 gene encoding zinc finger MIZ domain-containing protein 1-like isoform X3: MNSIPSMDRHIQQTNDRLQCIKQHLQNPANFQTAATELLDWCGDPRAFQRPFEQSLMGCLTVVSRVAAQQGFDLDLGYRLLAVCAANRDKFTPKSAALLSSWCEELGRLLLLRHQKNRQNEPPGKVPMQPPMSSMKPGLSHGDGSFPYDSVPWQQNTNQPPGSLSVVTTVWGVTNTSQSQVLGNPMTNNNNPMNPGGNPMGSGMSGNNPGMNPSQFPGPQQQFPNKGNPNQGYMQQGMYGRPNYPGGGGFGGNYPGGPNAGPGGMGIPPHSRPPSDFTQPAAAAAAAAVAAAAATATATATATVAALQETQNKDMNQYGPMSSSFQMGPNQAYNSQFMNQPGPRGPQSLSGNMGSGMNASNMSGPPMGMNQPRGQSMGPFGGHGQRMPQQGYAGPRQQGMVMQGMKRPYPGEPNYGGQQYGPNNQFPNQQGQYPTPNASRPLPSSNYPGQRMPGQQLQSQYPPPSGPMGQYYKQEPPFNGQTNNFSGSGYQYSQGNMNGPPRPMGNYPHSPVPGNPTPPMTPGSNIPPYLSPNPDVKPPFPPDIKPNMSALPPPPANHNEELRLTFPVRDGVVLEPFRLEHNLAVSNHVFHLRPSVHQTLMWRSDLELQFKCYHHEDRQMNTNWPASVQVSVNATPLTIERGDNKTSHKPLHLKHVCQPGRNTIQITVTACCCSHLFVLQLVHRPSVRSVLQGLLKKRLLPAEHCITKVKRNFSSVAASSGNAALNGEDGVEQTAIKVSLKCPITFRRIQLPARGHDCKHVQCFDLESYLQLNCERGTWRCPVCNKTALLEGLEVDQYMWGILNAIQNSEFEEVTIDPTCSWRPVAIKSEIHIKEDPDGPLAKRFKTMSPSQMIMPNVMEMIAQLGPGPSPYSSQHGGNNSEYGGQGNSYQGHGNFDFPHGTPGVTSMNDFMHGPQLSHPPDMPNSLMTQDKPLSHNMADSIPHSSGNEQSHGPLQQSLHGSPHPASQHHSGPPPPSRQAPPPPPQQQQQQQQQQQPGSNSHPHSDLTFNPSSLDSQAGSDMPEPSLDLLPELANPDELLSYLDPPDLPSNSNDDLLSLFENN, translated from the exons CACTTCTGTCGTCCTGGTGCGAGGAACTGggacgcctcctcctcctccgtcaTCAGAAGAACCGGCAGAACGAGCCACCGGGGAAAGTACCCATGCAGCCCCCCATGAGCTCTATGAAGCCCGGCCTCTCACATGG agATGGGTCTTTTCCTTATGACTCGGTCCCCTGGCAACAGAACACCAACCAACCTCCGGGCTCGCTCTCCGTGGTGACCACGGTCTGGGGTGTCACCAACACCTCACAGAGTCAG GTTTTGGGGAACCCcatgaccaacaacaacaaccccaTGAACCCAGGAGGTAACCCAATGGGTTCAGGGATGTCAGGTAACAATCCAGGGATGAACCCGTCGCAGTTCCCCGGTCCTCAGCAGCAGTTCCCCAACAAAGGCAACCCAAACCAGGGTTACATGCAACAGGGCATGTACGGGCGCCCTAACTACCCCGGCGGAGGAGGCTTTGGTGGAAA TTACCCTGGGGGCCCTAATGCTGGACCTGGAGGCATGGGCATCCCTCCACACTCCCGTCCACCGTCTGATTTCACCCAGCCAGCAGCTGCTGCCGCGGCTGCCGCTgtagccgccgccgccgccacggCAACCGCCACTGCCACCGCCACGGTTGCCGCTCTGCAGGAAACTCAGAACAAGGACATGAATCAATACGGACCA ATGAGTTCCTCTTTCCAGATGGGACCAAACCAAGCATACAATAGCCAGTTCATGAACCAGCCAGGACCCCGTGGACCCCAATCTCTCTCTGGTAACATGGGCTCAGGCATGAATGCATCCAATATGAGTGGACCCCCAATGGGGATGAACCAGCCCAGGGGCCAAAGCATGGGACCCTTCGGGGGCCATGGTCAAAGAATGCCCCAGCAAGGGTATGCTGGACCCCGGCAACAGGGCATGGTTATGCAGGGCATGAAGAGGCCATATCCAGGGGAG CCAAACTATGGGGGGCAGCAGTATGGACCAAACAACCAATTCCCCAACCAGCAGGGCCAGTACCCGACACCCAATGCTTCTAGGCCGCTGCCGTCCAGCAACTACCCCGGTCAACGGATGCCAGGACAGCAGCTCCAGTCGCAGTATCCACCACCCAGCGGTCCTATGGGACAGTATTATAAG CAAGAGCCACCTTTTAACGGCCAAACCAACAACTTCTCTGGGAGTGGTTACCAGTACAGCCAGGGGAATATGAATGGG CCACCCAGGCCCATGGGCAACTACCCCCACTCTCCAGTGCCAGGCAACCCCACCCCTCCAATGACCCCAGGAAGTAACATCCCTCCGTACCTATCACCCAATCCGGACGTAAAACCACCATTCCCTCCTGACATCAAGCCAAATATGTCCGCTCTTCCTCCACCACCAG CCAATCACAACGAGGAGTTGCGCCTCACCTTCCCAGTGCGTGACGGCGTGGTCTTGGAGCCCTTCAGGCTAGAGCACAATCTGGCTGTCAGCAATCATGTCTTCCACTTACGGCCCTCAGTGCACCAGACTCTTATGTGGAG GTCGGACCTCGAGCTGCAGTTCAAGTGTTACCACCACGAGGATCGCCAAATGAACACCAACTGGCCGGCGTCGGTACAAGTGAGCGTCAACGCCACACCTCTCACCATCGAGCGGGGGGACAACAAGACGTCCCACAAGCCCTTGCACCTGAAGCACGTCTGCCAGCCGGGCAGGAACACCATCCAGATCACGGTCACCGCCTGCTGCTGT TCCCACTTGTTCGTGCTGCAGCTGGTCCACAGGCCGTCGGTCCGGTCCGTCCTCCAGGGTTTACTGAAGAAGAGGCTCTTACCCGCCGAGCACTGCATCACCAAAG TCAAGAGGAACTTCAGCAGCGTAGCAGCATCCTCGGGCAACGCCGCCCTCAACGGCGAGGACGGCGTTGAGCAGACGGCGATCAAGGTGTCCCTCAAGTGTCCCATCACCTTCCGGCGAATACAGCTCCCCGCAAGAGGTCACGACTGCAAGCATGTGCAG TGTTTCGACTTGGAGTCGTACCTGCAACTGAACTGCGAGCGAGGCACATGGCGATGTCCTGTATGCAA TAAAACAGCTTTGTTAGAAGGCCTGGAGGTGGATCAGTACATGTGGGGCATCTTGAACGCCATCCAAAA CTCGGAGTTCGAAGAGGTGACGATCGACCCGACGTGTAGCTGGCGGCCGGTGGCCATCAAATCAGAAATCCACATCAAGGAGGACCCCGATGGTCCTCTAGCCAAGAGGTTTAAGACCATGAGCCCCAGTCAGATGATCATGCCCAACGTGATGGAAATGATCGCCCAGCTCGGCCCCGGACCCTCGCCGTACTCGTCTCAGCATGGCGGCAACAACAGCGAATACGGCGGTCAAG GCAACAGTTACCAAGGCCACGGCAACTTTGACTTCCCTCACGGCACGCCGGGCGTGACGTCGATGAACGACTTCATGCACGGCCCCCAGCTGTCCCACCCGCCCGACATGCCCAATAGTCTAATGACGCAAGACAAGCCTCTTTCGCACAACATGGCCGACTCG ATACCTCACTCTTCCGGCAATGAGCAGTCACATGGTCCATTGCAGCAGAGCTTACATGGGTCGCCACACCCGGCGAGCCAACACCACAGCGGACCCCCGCCACCCTCGCGACAAGCTCCGCCCCCTCCTCctcagcagcaacaacaacagcagcagcagcagcagcccggCTCCAACAGCCACCCCCATAGCGACCTGACCTTTAACCCCTCCAGTTTGGACAGCCAAGCCGGCTCGGACATGCCGGAACCTTCTTTAGAC CTTCTTCCAGAGTTGGCCAACCCTGACGAGCTCTTGTCCTACCTGGACCCTCCGGACCTCCCCAGCAATAGTAATGACGACCTCCTGTCGCTGTTTGAAAACAACTGA
- the LOC133655360 gene encoding zinc finger MIZ domain-containing protein 1-like isoform X2: MNSIPSMDRHIQQTNDRLQCIKQHLQNPANFQTAATELLDWCGDPRAFQRPFEQSLMGCLTVVSRVAAQQGFDLDLGYRLLAVCAANRDKFTPKSAETNCCRRCQSDSALLSSWCEELGRLLLLRHQKNRQNEPPGKVPMQPPMSSMKPGLSHGDGSFPYDSVPWQQNTNQPPGSLSVVTTVWGVTNTSQSQVLGNPMTNNNNPMNPGGNPMGSGMSGNNPGMNPSQFPGPQQQFPNKGNPNQGYMQQGMYGRPNYPGGGGFGGNYPGGPNAGPGGMGIPPHSRPPSDFTQPAAAAAAAAVAAAAATATATATATVAALQETQNKDMNQYGPMSSSFQMGPNQAYNSQFMNQPGPRGPQSLSGNMGSGMNASNMSGPPMGMNQPRGQSMGPFGGHGQRMPQQGYAGPRQQGMVMQGMKRPYPGEPNYGGQQYGPNNQFPNQQGQYPTPNASRPLPSSNYPGQRMPGQQLQSQYPPPSGPMGQYYKQEPPFNGQTNNFSGSGYQYSQGNMNGPPRPMGNYPHSPVPGNPTPPMTPGSNIPPYLSPNPDVKPPFPPDIKPNMSALPPPPANHNEELRLTFPVRDGVVLEPFRLEHNLAVSNHVFHLRPSVHQTLMWRSDLELQFKCYHHEDRQMNTNWPASVQVSVNATPLTIERGDNKTSHKPLHLKHVCQPGRNTIQITVTACCCSHLFVLQLVHRPSVRSVLQGLLKKRLLPAEHCITKVKRNFSSVAASSGNAALNGEDGVEQTAIKVSLKCPITFRRIQLPARGHDCKHVQCFDLESYLQLNCERGTWRCPVCNKTALLEGLEVDQYMWGILNAIQNSEFEEVTIDPTCSWRPVAIKSEIHIKEDPDGPLAKRFKTMSPSQMIMPNVMEMIAQLGPGPSPYSSQHGGNNSEYGGQGNSYQGHGNFDFPHGTPGVTSMNDFMHGPQLSHPPDMPNSLMTQDKPLSHNMADSIPHSSGNEQSHGPLQQSLHGSPHPASQHHSGPPPPSRQAPPPPPQQQQQQQQQQQPGSNSHPHSDLTFNPSSLDSQAGSDMPEPSLDLLPELANPDELLSYLDPPDLPSNSNDDLLSLFENN; the protein is encoded by the exons AAACCAACTGCTGCAGGAGGTGTCAGTCTGATTCAG CACTTCTGTCGTCCTGGTGCGAGGAACTGggacgcctcctcctcctccgtcaTCAGAAGAACCGGCAGAACGAGCCACCGGGGAAAGTACCCATGCAGCCCCCCATGAGCTCTATGAAGCCCGGCCTCTCACATGG agATGGGTCTTTTCCTTATGACTCGGTCCCCTGGCAACAGAACACCAACCAACCTCCGGGCTCGCTCTCCGTGGTGACCACGGTCTGGGGTGTCACCAACACCTCACAGAGTCAG GTTTTGGGGAACCCcatgaccaacaacaacaaccccaTGAACCCAGGAGGTAACCCAATGGGTTCAGGGATGTCAGGTAACAATCCAGGGATGAACCCGTCGCAGTTCCCCGGTCCTCAGCAGCAGTTCCCCAACAAAGGCAACCCAAACCAGGGTTACATGCAACAGGGCATGTACGGGCGCCCTAACTACCCCGGCGGAGGAGGCTTTGGTGGAAA TTACCCTGGGGGCCCTAATGCTGGACCTGGAGGCATGGGCATCCCTCCACACTCCCGTCCACCGTCTGATTTCACCCAGCCAGCAGCTGCTGCCGCGGCTGCCGCTgtagccgccgccgccgccacggCAACCGCCACTGCCACCGCCACGGTTGCCGCTCTGCAGGAAACTCAGAACAAGGACATGAATCAATACGGACCA ATGAGTTCCTCTTTCCAGATGGGACCAAACCAAGCATACAATAGCCAGTTCATGAACCAGCCAGGACCCCGTGGACCCCAATCTCTCTCTGGTAACATGGGCTCAGGCATGAATGCATCCAATATGAGTGGACCCCCAATGGGGATGAACCAGCCCAGGGGCCAAAGCATGGGACCCTTCGGGGGCCATGGTCAAAGAATGCCCCAGCAAGGGTATGCTGGACCCCGGCAACAGGGCATGGTTATGCAGGGCATGAAGAGGCCATATCCAGGGGAG CCAAACTATGGGGGGCAGCAGTATGGACCAAACAACCAATTCCCCAACCAGCAGGGCCAGTACCCGACACCCAATGCTTCTAGGCCGCTGCCGTCCAGCAACTACCCCGGTCAACGGATGCCAGGACAGCAGCTCCAGTCGCAGTATCCACCACCCAGCGGTCCTATGGGACAGTATTATAAG CAAGAGCCACCTTTTAACGGCCAAACCAACAACTTCTCTGGGAGTGGTTACCAGTACAGCCAGGGGAATATGAATGGG CCACCCAGGCCCATGGGCAACTACCCCCACTCTCCAGTGCCAGGCAACCCCACCCCTCCAATGACCCCAGGAAGTAACATCCCTCCGTACCTATCACCCAATCCGGACGTAAAACCACCATTCCCTCCTGACATCAAGCCAAATATGTCCGCTCTTCCTCCACCACCAG CCAATCACAACGAGGAGTTGCGCCTCACCTTCCCAGTGCGTGACGGCGTGGTCTTGGAGCCCTTCAGGCTAGAGCACAATCTGGCTGTCAGCAATCATGTCTTCCACTTACGGCCCTCAGTGCACCAGACTCTTATGTGGAG GTCGGACCTCGAGCTGCAGTTCAAGTGTTACCACCACGAGGATCGCCAAATGAACACCAACTGGCCGGCGTCGGTACAAGTGAGCGTCAACGCCACACCTCTCACCATCGAGCGGGGGGACAACAAGACGTCCCACAAGCCCTTGCACCTGAAGCACGTCTGCCAGCCGGGCAGGAACACCATCCAGATCACGGTCACCGCCTGCTGCTGT TCCCACTTGTTCGTGCTGCAGCTGGTCCACAGGCCGTCGGTCCGGTCCGTCCTCCAGGGTTTACTGAAGAAGAGGCTCTTACCCGCCGAGCACTGCATCACCAAAG TCAAGAGGAACTTCAGCAGCGTAGCAGCATCCTCGGGCAACGCCGCCCTCAACGGCGAGGACGGCGTTGAGCAGACGGCGATCAAGGTGTCCCTCAAGTGTCCCATCACCTTCCGGCGAATACAGCTCCCCGCAAGAGGTCACGACTGCAAGCATGTGCAG TGTTTCGACTTGGAGTCGTACCTGCAACTGAACTGCGAGCGAGGCACATGGCGATGTCCTGTATGCAA TAAAACAGCTTTGTTAGAAGGCCTGGAGGTGGATCAGTACATGTGGGGCATCTTGAACGCCATCCAAAA CTCGGAGTTCGAAGAGGTGACGATCGACCCGACGTGTAGCTGGCGGCCGGTGGCCATCAAATCAGAAATCCACATCAAGGAGGACCCCGATGGTCCTCTAGCCAAGAGGTTTAAGACCATGAGCCCCAGTCAGATGATCATGCCCAACGTGATGGAAATGATCGCCCAGCTCGGCCCCGGACCCTCGCCGTACTCGTCTCAGCATGGCGGCAACAACAGCGAATACGGCGGTCAAG GCAACAGTTACCAAGGCCACGGCAACTTTGACTTCCCTCACGGCACGCCGGGCGTGACGTCGATGAACGACTTCATGCACGGCCCCCAGCTGTCCCACCCGCCCGACATGCCCAATAGTCTAATGACGCAAGACAAGCCTCTTTCGCACAACATGGCCGACTCG ATACCTCACTCTTCCGGCAATGAGCAGTCACATGGTCCATTGCAGCAGAGCTTACATGGGTCGCCACACCCGGCGAGCCAACACCACAGCGGACCCCCGCCACCCTCGCGACAAGCTCCGCCCCCTCCTCctcagcagcaacaacaacagcagcagcagcagcagcccggCTCCAACAGCCACCCCCATAGCGACCTGACCTTTAACCCCTCCAGTTTGGACAGCCAAGCCGGCTCGGACATGCCGGAACCTTCTTTAGAC CTTCTTCCAGAGTTGGCCAACCCTGACGAGCTCTTGTCCTACCTGGACCCTCCGGACCTCCCCAGCAATAGTAATGACGACCTCCTGTCGCTGTTTGAAAACAACTGA
- the LOC133655360 gene encoding zinc finger MIZ domain-containing protein 1-like isoform X1 has product MNSIPSMDRHIQQTNDRLQCIKQHLQNPANFQTAATELLDWCGDPRAFQRPFEQSLMGCLTVVSRVAAQQGFDLDLGYRLLAVCAANRDKFTPKSAETNCCRRCQSDSALLSSWCEELGRLLLLRHQKNRQNEPPGKVPMQPPMSSMKPGLSHGDGSFPYDSVPWQQNTNQPPGSLSVVTTVWGVTNTSQSQVLGNPMTNNNNPMNPGGNPMGSGMSGNNPGMNPSQFPGPQQQFPNKGNPNQGYMQQGMYGRPNYPGGGGFGGNYPGGPNAGPGGMGIPPHSRPPSDFTQPAAAAAAAAVAAAAATATATATATVAALQETQNKDMNQYGPMSSSFQMGPNQAYNSQFMNQPGPRGPQSLSGNMGSGMNASNMSGPPMGMNQPRGQSMGPFGGHGQRMPQQGYAGPRQQGMVMQGMKRPYPGEPNYGGQQYGPNNQFPNQQGQYPTPNASRPLPSSNYPGQRMPGQQLQSQYPPPSGPMGQYYKQEPPFNGQTNNFSGSGYQYSQGNMNGPPRPMGNYPHSPVPGNPTPPMTPGSNIPPYLSPNPDVKPPFPPDIKPNMSALPPPPANHNEELRLTFPVRDGVVLEPFRLEHNLAVSNHVFHLRPSVHQTLMWRSDLELQFKCYHHEDRQMNTNWPASVQVSVNATPLTIERGDNKTSHKPLHLKHVCQPGRNTIQITVTACCCSHLFVLQLVHRPSVRSVLQGLLKKRLLPAEHCITKVKRNFSSVAASSGNAALNGEDGVEQTAIKVSLKCPITFRRIQLPARGHDCKHVQCFDLESYLQLNCERGTWRCPVCNKTALLEGLEVDQYMWGILNAIQNSEFEEVTIDPTCSWRPVAIKSEIHIKEDPDGPLAKRFKTMSPSQMIMPNVMEMIAQLGPGPSPYSSQHGGNNSEYGGQGQRLKKKNKKKQPQSFDSLFTSRLLGNSYQGHGNFDFPHGTPGVTSMNDFMHGPQLSHPPDMPNSLMTQDKPLSHNMADSIPHSSGNEQSHGPLQQSLHGSPHPASQHHSGPPPPSRQAPPPPPQQQQQQQQQQQPGSNSHPHSDLTFNPSSLDSQAGSDMPEPSLDLLPELANPDELLSYLDPPDLPSNSNDDLLSLFENN; this is encoded by the exons AAACCAACTGCTGCAGGAGGTGTCAGTCTGATTCAG CACTTCTGTCGTCCTGGTGCGAGGAACTGggacgcctcctcctcctccgtcaTCAGAAGAACCGGCAGAACGAGCCACCGGGGAAAGTACCCATGCAGCCCCCCATGAGCTCTATGAAGCCCGGCCTCTCACATGG agATGGGTCTTTTCCTTATGACTCGGTCCCCTGGCAACAGAACACCAACCAACCTCCGGGCTCGCTCTCCGTGGTGACCACGGTCTGGGGTGTCACCAACACCTCACAGAGTCAG GTTTTGGGGAACCCcatgaccaacaacaacaaccccaTGAACCCAGGAGGTAACCCAATGGGTTCAGGGATGTCAGGTAACAATCCAGGGATGAACCCGTCGCAGTTCCCCGGTCCTCAGCAGCAGTTCCCCAACAAAGGCAACCCAAACCAGGGTTACATGCAACAGGGCATGTACGGGCGCCCTAACTACCCCGGCGGAGGAGGCTTTGGTGGAAA TTACCCTGGGGGCCCTAATGCTGGACCTGGAGGCATGGGCATCCCTCCACACTCCCGTCCACCGTCTGATTTCACCCAGCCAGCAGCTGCTGCCGCGGCTGCCGCTgtagccgccgccgccgccacggCAACCGCCACTGCCACCGCCACGGTTGCCGCTCTGCAGGAAACTCAGAACAAGGACATGAATCAATACGGACCA ATGAGTTCCTCTTTCCAGATGGGACCAAACCAAGCATACAATAGCCAGTTCATGAACCAGCCAGGACCCCGTGGACCCCAATCTCTCTCTGGTAACATGGGCTCAGGCATGAATGCATCCAATATGAGTGGACCCCCAATGGGGATGAACCAGCCCAGGGGCCAAAGCATGGGACCCTTCGGGGGCCATGGTCAAAGAATGCCCCAGCAAGGGTATGCTGGACCCCGGCAACAGGGCATGGTTATGCAGGGCATGAAGAGGCCATATCCAGGGGAG CCAAACTATGGGGGGCAGCAGTATGGACCAAACAACCAATTCCCCAACCAGCAGGGCCAGTACCCGACACCCAATGCTTCTAGGCCGCTGCCGTCCAGCAACTACCCCGGTCAACGGATGCCAGGACAGCAGCTCCAGTCGCAGTATCCACCACCCAGCGGTCCTATGGGACAGTATTATAAG CAAGAGCCACCTTTTAACGGCCAAACCAACAACTTCTCTGGGAGTGGTTACCAGTACAGCCAGGGGAATATGAATGGG CCACCCAGGCCCATGGGCAACTACCCCCACTCTCCAGTGCCAGGCAACCCCACCCCTCCAATGACCCCAGGAAGTAACATCCCTCCGTACCTATCACCCAATCCGGACGTAAAACCACCATTCCCTCCTGACATCAAGCCAAATATGTCCGCTCTTCCTCCACCACCAG CCAATCACAACGAGGAGTTGCGCCTCACCTTCCCAGTGCGTGACGGCGTGGTCTTGGAGCCCTTCAGGCTAGAGCACAATCTGGCTGTCAGCAATCATGTCTTCCACTTACGGCCCTCAGTGCACCAGACTCTTATGTGGAG GTCGGACCTCGAGCTGCAGTTCAAGTGTTACCACCACGAGGATCGCCAAATGAACACCAACTGGCCGGCGTCGGTACAAGTGAGCGTCAACGCCACACCTCTCACCATCGAGCGGGGGGACAACAAGACGTCCCACAAGCCCTTGCACCTGAAGCACGTCTGCCAGCCGGGCAGGAACACCATCCAGATCACGGTCACCGCCTGCTGCTGT TCCCACTTGTTCGTGCTGCAGCTGGTCCACAGGCCGTCGGTCCGGTCCGTCCTCCAGGGTTTACTGAAGAAGAGGCTCTTACCCGCCGAGCACTGCATCACCAAAG TCAAGAGGAACTTCAGCAGCGTAGCAGCATCCTCGGGCAACGCCGCCCTCAACGGCGAGGACGGCGTTGAGCAGACGGCGATCAAGGTGTCCCTCAAGTGTCCCATCACCTTCCGGCGAATACAGCTCCCCGCAAGAGGTCACGACTGCAAGCATGTGCAG TGTTTCGACTTGGAGTCGTACCTGCAACTGAACTGCGAGCGAGGCACATGGCGATGTCCTGTATGCAA TAAAACAGCTTTGTTAGAAGGCCTGGAGGTGGATCAGTACATGTGGGGCATCTTGAACGCCATCCAAAA CTCGGAGTTCGAAGAGGTGACGATCGACCCGACGTGTAGCTGGCGGCCGGTGGCCATCAAATCAGAAATCCACATCAAGGAGGACCCCGATGGTCCTCTAGCCAAGAGGTTTAAGACCATGAGCCCCAGTCAGATGATCATGCCCAACGTGATGGAAATGATCGCCCAGCTCGGCCCCGGACCCTCGCCGTACTCGTCTCAGCATGGCGGCAACAACAGCGAATACGGCGGTCAAGGTCAGCGgctcaagaaaaaaaacaaaaaaaaacaacctcagaGCTTTGACTCACTGTTTACTTCTCGTCTCCTAGGCAACAGTTACCAAGGCCACGGCAACTTTGACTTCCCTCACGGCACGCCGGGCGTGACGTCGATGAACGACTTCATGCACGGCCCCCAGCTGTCCCACCCGCCCGACATGCCCAATAGTCTAATGACGCAAGACAAGCCTCTTTCGCACAACATGGCCGACTCG ATACCTCACTCTTCCGGCAATGAGCAGTCACATGGTCCATTGCAGCAGAGCTTACATGGGTCGCCACACCCGGCGAGCCAACACCACAGCGGACCCCCGCCACCCTCGCGACAAGCTCCGCCCCCTCCTCctcagcagcaacaacaacagcagcagcagcagcagcccggCTCCAACAGCCACCCCCATAGCGACCTGACCTTTAACCCCTCCAGTTTGGACAGCCAAGCCGGCTCGGACATGCCGGAACCTTCTTTAGAC CTTCTTCCAGAGTTGGCCAACCCTGACGAGCTCTTGTCCTACCTGGACCCTCCGGACCTCCCCAGCAATAGTAATGACGACCTCCTGTCGCTGTTTGAAAACAACTGA